A genome region from Sceloporus undulatus isolate JIND9_A2432 ecotype Alabama chromosome 1, SceUnd_v1.1, whole genome shotgun sequence includes the following:
- the CCR6 gene encoding C-C chemokine receptor type 6 produces MSGEEFTTSDYFYGTDFYSQITPPCDKNEVRNFTRTFLPIAYSLICVFGLVGNLFVVMTFALYKKSESMTDIYLCNMAVVDILFVLTLPFWAINYALGRWIFGDFICKLIKGIYAVNFNCGMLLLACISMDRYISIVQATKSFKFRARTLAYHKVICLAVWVASILLSSSTFMFSESYTHSFNVTKHICEHKSSTDSNINLKLLIIGLQLLFGFFIPMLFMFFCYTLIVKTLVQAHNSKRSKAIRVVVSIVIVFLICQVPYNMVLLVTATSMGKLDKACQSEKLMAYAKYVTETLAFFHCCMNPVLYAFIGVKFRHHFVKIIAGLCCVQYKNCRISSRVSSDIAHSRQTSEMYD; encoded by the coding sequence GAAGAATTCACCACCTCAGATTACTTCTATGGCACAGATTTTTATTCTCAGATTACACCACCATGTGACAAGAATGAAGTCCGAAACTTTACAAGAACTTTTCTTCCTATTGCATACTCGCTGATATGTGTGTTTGGTCTCGTGGGCAATCTATTTGTGGTGATGACATTTGCATTATACAAGAAGAGTGAATCTATGACCGACATATATCTCTGCAATATGGCAGTTGTAGACATACTGTTTGTTCTCACTCTTCCTTTCTGGGCAATAAACTATGCTCTAGGCAGGTGGATCTTTGGTGACTTCATATGCAAACTCATCAAAGGTATCTACGCAGTTAACTTTAACTGTGGTATGTTGCTATTGGCTTGTATAAGCATGGACCGATACATTTCCATTGTGCAAGCGACCAAGTCATTTAAGTTTCGGGCCAGGACTCTAGCCTACCATAAAGTGATCTGTTTGGCTGTGTGGGTGGCATCCATTTTACTCTCCAGTTCTACTTTCATGTTTAGTGAAAGCTACACACATTCATTCAATGTGACAAAGCACATTTGTGAACATAAATCCAGCACAGATTCCAATATCAATTTGAAATTATTGATAATTGGTCTCCAGCTTTTGTTTGGATTTTTCATCCCCATGCTGTTTATGTTTTTTTGCTATACTCTCATTGTCAAAACACTGGTGCAGGCTCACAATTCCAAAAGAAGCAAAGCTATCCGTGTGGTAGTCTCAATTGTGATTGTTTTCCTAATATGTCAAGTTCCTTATAACATGGTTCTCCTTGTGACAGCTACATCAATGGGGAAATTGGATAAAGCTTGCCAGAGTGAAAAGCTAATGGCCTATGCAAAATATGTAACAGAAACTTTGGCCTTCTTCCATTGTTGTATGAACCCAGTGCTCTATGCATTTATTGGGGTTAAATTTAGACATCACTTTGTGAAAATAATAGCAGGCCTGTGCTGTGTGCAATACAAGAACTGTAGAATCAGTTCAAGGGTAAGTTCTGATATTGCTCATTCAAGACAGACAAGTGAAATGTATGATTAA